A single window of Saccharomyces kudriavzevii IFO 1802 strain IFO1802 genome assembly, chromosome: 16 DNA harbors:
- the ECM23 gene encoding Ecm23p (similar to Saccharomyces cerevisiae ECM23 (YPL021W)), with product MLYNKEQKVNNISGPSGRTKFQFDRFVQMVLFIAANPDYCSPVRSIQGTGVKPDLKRADILGQKIKSLNTALGSKLKEESRLGHSLHDSATPAPSSLSSLPLSSSGKKSSAAHRPKSRKKQTILPNGQPKECATCGDTWTSQWRSGPEGNVELCSRCGIAYRKKMEKKIRQQQCIENGTNNSIFNNR from the coding sequence ATGTTATATAacaaagaacaaaaagtaAACAACATTAGCGGCCCGAGTGGCCGAACTAAATTTCAGTTCGATCGTTTTGTGCAGATGGTCTTATTTATTGCTGCTAATCCTGACTATTGCAGTCCAGTACGTAGTATCCAAGGTACTGGCGTCAAGCcagatttgaaaagggCAGATATTCTCggccaaaaaatcaaaagctTGAATACTGCACTGGGTTCAAAGTTGAAAGAGGAAAGTCGCCTTGGTCACTCTCTACATGACTCGGCAACTCCAGCACCTTCATCCTTGTCATCACTGCCGTTGTCATCCAGTGGAAAGAAATCCTCGGCAGCACATAGGCCAAAAAGCAGAAAGAAGCAAACCATACTTCCCAACGGACAGCCAAAAGAATGCGCCACATGCGGTGACACCTGGACTTCTCAGTGGAGAAGTGGACCCGAAGGGAATGTTGAGCTCTGCAGCCGATGTGGCATAGCCtatagaaagaaaatggaaaaaaagatacgGCAACAGCAATGCATTGAGAATGGTACAAATAATTCTATCTTCAACAACAGGTAG
- the ULP1 gene encoding SUMO protease ULP1 (similar to Saccharomyces cerevisiae ULP1 (YPL020C); ancestral locus Anc_8.72), whose amino-acid sequence MSAEVDEHRKPLQHHKKNAYSPLFSPISTYRYYPNNRTFNKRSESRRSASFSGIHKKKFNSSRYNYLNDRRVLSMGEETKDSSENINRGGLLEGLKETLWNSSRYLWHTFVKREPRSENSTEIDRNSSSDNSDVEGKGSRRGSYAQYSLRPESPLDIRKHKFDTSMWVMPSKKRKIERKDKYLPSNSSVRSSVFRESSRDRDSTMTFSKDPFGWNKWKTSTIGSSSDNTNSGQNNYSRPQYGSAFIRKNKIGKQNINNTKLVSRAQSEEVIYLRQIFNGEYKVPKILEDEREKQLKLMDLDKAKDTGLKKSIIDLTEKIKTILIENNNKNKTQAKDKDDDDLILVKENKVSSLERKHKIYLHQKLKFDRSILEFEKDFKKYNEILNERKKIQEDLKRKKEQLVKKKLVPELSEKDDLQVQKILESRENTQLMNRDNLEITVRDFKTLAPRRWLNDTIIEFFMKYIEKSAPNTVAFNSFFYTNLSERGYQGVRRWMKRKKTQIGELDKIFTPINLNQSHWALGIIDLKKKTISYVDSLANGPNAMSFAILTDLQKYVIEESKHTIGEEFDLIHLDCPQQPNGYDCGIYVCMNTLYGSSDAPFNFDYNDAIRMRRFIAHLILIDALR is encoded by the coding sequence ATGTCAGCAGAAGTGGATGAACACAGAAAGCCACTACAACATCATAAAAAGAACGCTTACTCCCCCTTATTCTCTCCAATTTCCACATATAGGTACTATCCGAATAATCGAACATTCAATAAGCGATCTGAATCCAGAAGATCAGCCAGTTTCAGTGGTATTCataaaaagaagttcaATTCGTCAAGATACAATTACCTAAACGATCGACGTGTGTTATCGATGGGGGAAGAAACTAAAGATAGCTCTGAGAACATTAATAGAGGCGGTCTTTTGGAAGGCCTAAAAGAGACGCTTTGGAATTCAAGTAGATACTTATGGCACACGTTTGTAAAAAGGGAACCTCGTAGCGAAAATAGCACTGAAATTGATAGAAATAGTAGTAGCGATAATAGCGACGTTGAAGGAAAAGGTTCCAGAAGAGGTAGTTACGCACAATATAGTTTACGCCCGGAGTCTCCCTTAGATATAAGAAAACATAAGTTCGATACTTCGATGTGGGTTATGccaagtaaaaaaagaaaaattgaacgtAAAGATAAATATCTgccttcaaattcttcagtTAGATCTTCAGTCTTCCGGGAAAGTAGCCGTGATAGGGACAGTACCATGACTTTCTCGAAAGACCCTTTTGGTTGGAATAAGTGGAAGACAAGCACCATTGGTTCCAGCTCAGATAATACCAATTCTGGTCAAAATAACTATAGCAGGCCCCAGTATGGAAGTGCTTTtatcagaaaaaataaaattggCAAACAAAACATTAATAATACTAAATTAGTCTCAAGAGCCCAATCTGAGGAAGTAATATATTTACGACAGATATTCAACGGAGAATATAAAGTTCCAAAAATATTGGAGgatgaaagagaaaagcaGTTGAAGTTAATGGATTTGGATAAGGCAAAAGATACAgggttgaaaaaatctatTATTGATTTAACTGAAAAGATTAAGACAAttttaattgaaaataataataaaaataaaacacAGGCAAAAGataaagatgatgatgatctTATACTtgttaaagaaaataaggtGTCCTCtttagaaagaaaacataaaaTATATCTGCATCAAAAACTAAAATTTGATAGATCAATATTAGAATTTgagaaagatttcaagaaatataatgaaattttgaatgaaagaaaaaagattcaGGAAGacttgaaaaggaagaaagaacaGCTggtcaaaaagaaacttgtTCCTGAACTAAGCGAGAAAGACGACCTCCAAGTGCAGAAAATTTTAGAATCCAGGGAAAATACTCAACTAATGAATAGAGATAACTTGGAGATAACTGTACGTGATTTTAAGACTTTGGCACCAAGAAGATGGCTAAATGACACTATCATAGAATTTTTTATGAAATACATTGAGAAATCAGCACCTAATACAGTGGCGttcaattcatttttttataccAATCTATCAGAAAGGGGATATCAGGGTGTTCGGAGGTGgatgaagagaaagaagacaCAAATTGGTGAACtagataaaatattcacaCCAATTAATTTAAACCAATCTCATTGGGCGCTAGGTAtaattgatttgaaaaagaaaacaataagCTATGTGGATTCATTAGCGAATGGCCCCAATGCCATGAGTTTTGCTATATTGACTGATTTACAGAAATACGTCATAGAAGAAAGTAAGCATACAATAGGAGAAGAATTCGATTTGATTCATTTAGATTGTCCACAGCAACCTAACGGCTATGACTGCGGTATTTATGTCTGTATGAATACTCTGTACGGGAGTTCGGATGCTCCCTTCAACTTTGATTATAATGATGCTATTAGAATGAGAAGATTCATCGCACATTTGATTTTAATAGATGCTTTAAGATGA
- the CTF19 gene encoding Ctf19p (similar to Saccharomyces cerevisiae CTF19 (YPL018W); ancestral locus Anc_8.63) produces MDFTSDTTNSQDTSNSHLSLEDVVNPKQTEQDNADVDEDEKQQLSLLNDEELRALRLQEEKEALLTRRNTLLQEIQSYQNILVKEDAAKKAKNGDILQSDITQDFLDLISISSSKPNSVADDRKRVQSINGLTNLQKELITKYDTLPLLNMNLRLSYLRDHTYPHVQISVQSRDRVHKEGIEILVVNFKFCRNTMNPFEIQFKMFYEFEDSTLLKWDILRISTNVKLKAKQLLATRNFQNCLLSLYEFDKIKSRKIGIFQNLINLLKRKSKCYLMNNGDSLVIERVIREGGLTTIKLQINFFIIMSGESTQPPNCFLPMSKISINLWKGGERFDQMDLDEICYGLIKEYGVKTGLKEICNVCLFPDIYAR; encoded by the coding sequence ATGGATTTTACTTCTGATACGACAAATTCGCAAGATACATCAAATTCACATTTGAGTTTAGAAGATGTTGTGAACCCAAAGCAGACTGAACAGGACAACGCCGACGTTGATGAGGACGAGAAGCAGCAACTATCGCTATTGAATGATGAGGAGCTACGCGCCTTGAGACTGCAAGAGGAGAAGGAAGCCTTGTTGACGAGAAGGAACACTCTCCTGCAAGAGATCCAGTCGTACCAAAATATCCTGGTGAAGGAAGATGCTGCCAAGAAAGCAAAGAATGGTGATATCTTGCAAAGCGATATTACGCAggattttcttgatttgatCTCGATTTCGTCTTCTAAACCCAACTCTGTGGCGGATGACCGCAAACGCGTCCAAAGTATCAATGGACTAACTAATTTGCAAAAGGAACTAATTACAAAGTACGATACATTGCCTTTATTGAATATGAATCTACGGCTGAGCTACTTAAGAGACCACACATATCCGCATGTCCAAATTTCTGTGCAATCCAGAGACAGAGTGCATAAAGAGGGTATTGAAATTCTGGTggtcaatttcaaattttgcaGAAACACGATGAATCCATTTGAAATCCAGTTCAAAATGTTCTATGAGTTTGAAGATTCCACGCTGCTGAAATGGGACATCTTGCGAATTTCCACAAACGTTAAGCTAAAAGCCAAGCAATTGTTGGCAACTCGTAACTTCCAGAACTGTCTTCTGAGTCTTTATGAATTTGATAAGATCAAATCTAGAAAAATCGGAATTTTCCAGAATCTAAttaatttattgaaaaggaaatccAAATGCTATCTTATGAATAACGGCGACTCATTGGTGATCGAAAGGGTGATTAGAGAGGGAGGGTTGACAACGATAAAATTGCAgataaatttcttcatcataatGTCCGGTGAGAGCACACAACCTCCCAATTGTTTTTTGCCCATGAGTAAGATCTCAATAAACTTATGGAAAGGTGGAGAAAGATTTGACCAAATGGATTTGGACGAGATTTGCTACGGGCTGATCAAGGAGTATGGTGTGAAAACGGGATTAAAGGAAATCTGCAATGTTTGTTTATTCCCGGACATTTACGCTAGGTGA
- the VTC3 gene encoding vacuolar transporter chaperone (similar to Saccharomyces cerevisiae VTC2 (YFL004W) and VTC3 (YPL019C); ancestral locus Anc_8.71), with product MLFGIKLANDVYSPWKDSYIDYERLKKLLKESVIHDGRGAVDNWSERNESDFVEALDKELEKVYTFQISKYNAVLRKLDGLEKDTKSVETIKRLNSEQFKNTLEECLDEAQRLDNFDRLNFTGFIKIVKKHDKLHPNYPSVKSLLQVRLKELPFNNSEEYSPLLYRISYLYEFLRSNYDHPNTMSKSLASTSKLSHFSNLEDASFKSYKFWVHDDNIMEVKARILRHLPALLYASVPNENDDFVDNLESDVRMQPEARLNMATKTNSLLSDTNSNEDVEIGKPKSSIFPQSYDPTITTLYFDNEFFDLYNNRLLKISAAPTLRLRWIGKLLDKPDILLEKRTFTENTENGNSSFEEIRLQMKAKFINNFIFKNDPNYKTYLINQLRERGTQKEDLEKLSRDFDNIQSFIVEEKLQPVLRATYNRTAFQIPGDQGIRVTIDSNIMYIREDSLDKDRPIRNPTNWHRDDIDSNIPNPLRFLRPGEYSKFPYSVMEIKVINNDNSHMPNHEWIKDLTNSHLVNEVPKFSLYLQGVASLFGEDDKYINILPFWLPDLETDIRKNPQQAYEEEKKTLQRQKNIHDKLDNMRRLSKISQPDRAPIERRQQEQRDPSIHHIVVDLEDHESSDEEGTASKKSEAKKGKKFKTNAAFLKILAGKNISENGTDPYSDDTDAASSIQLPPGVKKPVHLLKNAGPVRVEAKVWLANERTFNRWLSVTTLLSVLTFSIYNSVQKAEFPHLADLLAYVYFFLTLFCGLWAYRTYLKRLTLIKGRSGKHLDAPMGPILVALVLIVTLVLNFSVAFKEAARKERELINVSSQSSLPSTLKPIQDFIFHLVGEK from the coding sequence ATGCTATTTGGTATCAAGTTGGCCAACGATGTGTATTCTCCTTGGAAAGATTCTTATATCGATTATGAAAGGTTGAAGAAGTTACTCAAGGAGAGCGTCATACATGATGGCCGCGGTGCCGTCGACAATTGGTCTGAAAGAAATGAATCAGACTTTGTTGAGGCCTTGGATAAAGAGCTAGAGAAGGTTTacacttttcaaatatccAAATATAACGCTGTCTTGCGAAAATTAGATGGTTTAGAGAAAGATACGAAATCCGTTGAAACAATCAAGAGACTTAACTCTGAACAATTTAAAAACACTTTAGAGGAATGCTTAGATGAGGCGCAGAGATTAGACAATTTTGATAGATTAAATTTCACCGGCTTCATCAAGATTGTGAAGAAACACGACAAATTACATCCAAACTACCCTTCTGTGAAGTCACTTTTGCAAGTTAGATTGAAAGAACTTCCTTTCAATAACTCAGAAGAGTACTCTCCCCTGCTGTATAGGATTTCATACCTTTATGAGTTCTTGAGATCAAATTATGATCATCCAAATACGATGTCTAAATCATTAGCAAGTACTTCCAAATTGTCTCACTTTTCCAATCTTGAAGATGCTAGTTTTAAGAGTTACAAGTTTTGGGTTCACGATGACAATATCATGGAAGTGAAAGCAAGAATTTTGAGGCATTTACCTGCCCTACTTTATGCGTCTGTTCCGAACGAAAATGACGactttgttgataatttaGAATCAGATGTCCGCATGCAACCTGAAGCGCGCTTGAATATGGCTACGAAGACTAATAGTCTTTTGAGTGATACTAATAGTAATGAAGATGTTGAGATTGGAAAACCAAAGAGCTCTATTTTCCCACAATCATATGATCCAACAATCACCACACTGTATTTTGacaatgaattttttgacttGTATAATAACAGACTGTTGAAAATCAGTGCTGCGCCCACGCTAAGGTTGAGATGGATAGGTAAACTACTGGACAAACCTGATATCTTATTGGAAAAGAGGACTTTCACGGAGAATACTGAAAATGGTAACTCtagttttgaagaaatcagaTTACAAATGAAAGccaaatttatcaacaatttcatcttcaaaaacgaCCCCAACTACAAAACCTATTTGATCAACCAATTGAGAGAAAGAGGTACTCAAAAGGAGGATCTAGAAAAATTATCCAGAGACTTTGATAACATTCAAAGCTTCATagttgaagaaaagctGCAACCAGTGCTAAGAGCTACTTATAATAGAACTGCTTTTCAAATTCCTGGAGATCAAGGTATTAGAGTCACCATCGATTCCAACATCATGTACATTAGAGAGGATTCTTTGGACAAGGATAGACCCATCAGAAACCCAACCAACTGGCATCgtgatgatattgattCTAATATTCCTAATCCATTGAGATTTCTAAGACCGGGAGAATATTCGAAATTCCCATATTCCGTAATGGAGATCAAGGTCATAAACAACGATAATTCCCATATGCCCAATCATGAATGGATCAAAGATTTGACTAATTCGCACTTAGTTAACGAAGTTcccaaattttctttatatttaCAAGGTGTGGCTTCATTATTTGGTGAAGACGATaaatatatcaacattttACCATTTTGGTTGCCTGATTTGGAGACCGACATCAGGAAGAATCCGCAACAGGCttatgaagaagagaaaaagactttacaaaggcaaaaaaacattCATGATAAACTTGACAACATGAGAAGATTATCCAAGATCTCACAGCCAGATAGAGCGCCTATTGAGAGGAGACAACAGGAGCAAAGAGATCCGAGTATTCACCAcattgttgttgatttAGAAGATCACGAATCatcagatgaagaaggtacagcatccaaaaaatctgaagcaaaaaaggggaaaaaattcaaaacaaatgcagcttttttgaaaattcttgcaggaaaaaatatttcagaAAATGGAACTGATCCTTACTCTGATGATACGGACGCTGCCTCTTCTATTCAACTGCCTCCGGGAGTTAAGAAACCAGTTCATCTCTTGAAAAACGCTGGTCCTGTCAGAGTGGAAGCAAAAGTTTGGCTTGCCAATGAGCGTACATTCAATAGATGGTTAAGCGTAACCACATTGTTGAGTGTATTGACGTTTTCTATCTATAACTCAGTTCAAAAGGCCGAATTTCCACACCTAGCTGATTTGTTAGCTTATGtgtatttctttttgaccTTGTTCTGTGGGTTATGGGCATATAGGAcctatttgaaaagattgacTCTCATTAAAGGTAGAAGTGGTAAGCATCTGGATGCTCCCATGGGGCCCATTCTGGTTGCCCTTGTGTTGATAGTCACTCTAGTTCTTAACTTTAGTGTAGCTTTTAAAGAAGCGGCTagaaaggaaagagaaTTGATAAACGTTTCCTCTCAATCTTCATTACCAAGTACTCTGAAACCgattcaagattttatctTTCATCTGGTTGGAGAAAAGTAG
- the IRC15 gene encoding Irc15p (similar to Saccharomyces cerevisiae LPD1 (YFL018C) and IRC15 (YPL017C); ancestral locus Anc_8.56) — MRNEADENTMTDIAAVYDVLVVGCGPGGFTAATQAAQAGLRTACVDQRASLGGTYLVDGAVPSKTLLDESYFYRLLQQQELVEQRGVRLPYPRLDMQAAQSALKRNIERLSKVYKCELSKNNVTVYKGTAEFTGPYCVEISQRGLGSFIVEARYIVVATGSAVIQCPGVAIDEDKIVSSDKALSLNYIPPRFSIIGGGTIGLEIACIFNNFGSRVTIIESQSEICQNMDDELACATKTLLQSQGIVFLLNTRVQSAGTNAAGQLDVTLLNKLSKNTCVHHCDMLMVSIGRRPLLEGLNISKIGLDERDFVDNVDEQTQSLLKFPHIKPIGDVTLGPMLALKAEQQATRAIQSILSTDSISTSNCGFSPNVLYCQPQIGWVGYTEQQLISAHTPYQTGKVLFSQNVRYNTLLSQKESDLIPAFIKVLVDSRNMKILGVHMINDDANELLSQASMAVSLGLNAYDICKVPFPHPSLSESFKQATQLAVASGISPSVNVRE; from the coding sequence atgcgAAACGAGGCCGACGAAAATACAATGACGGATATTGCAGCAGTTTACGATGTTCTGGTAGTTGGGTGTGGCCCTGGCGGTTTCACCGCGGCCACACAGGCTGCGCAAGCGGGACTGCGCACGGCATGCGTTGACCAGCGTGCCTCGCTGGGAGGAACCTACCTCGTAGATGGAGCAGTACCTTCCAAGACGTTACTGGATGAGTCGTACTTCTATCGGCTTTTACAGCAGCAAGAACTGGTTGAGCAGCGAGGCGTGAGGCTACCTTACCCAAGACTTGACATGCAAGCAGCACAGAGTGCTCTCAAGCGGAATATAGAACGTTTGAGCAAAGTGTATAAATGCGAGCTATCTAAAAATAATGTTACTGTGTATAAAGGAACGGCTGAGTTTACAGGCCCATACTGTGTCGAGATTTCACAGCGCGGGCTAGGCAGTTTCATCGTAGAGGCAAGGTACATAGTCGTGGCAACGGGATCCGCGGTCATTCAATGTCCGGGCGTAGctattgatgaagacaaGATAGTTTCATCTGACAAGGCTTTGTCTCTGAATTACATACCCCCACGCTTTTCTATCATCGGCGGCGGCACTATTGGCCTGGAAATCGCGtgtattttcaataatttcgGCTCCCGAGTAACCATCATCGAGTCTCAAAGCGAGATCTGCCAAAATATGGATGATGAGTTAGCGTGCGCTACCAAGACACTCTTGCAGTCTCAGGGTATTGTCTTCCTACTGAACACTAGGGTACAGTCAGCGGGAACGAATGCCGCGGGTCAGCTGGATGTCACGCTGCTTAATAAGCTGTCGAAGAATACGTGTGTACATCATTGTGATATGCTGATGGTCTCTATCGGTAGGCGGCCCCTTCTGGAGGGCTTGAACATTTCTAAGATTGGCTTGGATGAGCGGGATTTTGTGGACAATGTTGATGAACAAACGCAAAGTTTACTGAAGTTCCCCCATATTAAGCCAATAGGTGATGTCACTTTGGGCCCCATGTTGGCTTTGAAAGCAGAACAACAAGCTACAAGGGCCATTCAATCTATACTCTCCACAGACTCCATCTCGACTTCGAATTGCGGTTTCTCACCAAACGTGCTATACTGCCAACCTCAAATTGGTTGGGTCGGGTACACTGAACAGCAATTGATTTCCGCTCATACCCCGTATCAGACAGGTAAGGTTCTGTTCTCACAAAACGTAAGATATAACACATTATTGTCACAGAAAGAGAGCGATCTTATTCCGGCTTTTATCAAAGTATTGGTGGACTCTCGTAACATGAAAATACTTGGTGTTCATATGATAAATGACGATGCAAATGAATTACTATCGCAGGCGTCCATGGCGGTGTCGCTTGGTCTTAATGCCTACGATATTTGTAAGGTGCCATTTCCGCACCCAAGCTTATCCGAATCGTTCAAGCAAGCAACGCAGTTGGCAGTGGCGAGTGGAATTTCACCTAGCGTAAATGTCCGGGAATAA